Proteins from a single region of Stutzerimonas stutzeri:
- the cysS gene encoding cysteine--tRNA ligase encodes MALSIYNTLSKTKEAFHPLEGNKVRMYVCGMTVYDFCHIGHARVMVAFDVVTRWLRHRGYDVTYVRNITDIDDKIIRRASENGEPFQALVERMIAAMHEDETRLNVLRPDIEPRATDHIAGMHTMIQTLIDKGFAYAPGNGDVYYRVGKFVGYGKLSRRKIEDLKIGARIEVDEAKEDPLDFVLWKGAKPGEPSWDSPWGAGRPGWHIECSVMSTCCLGETFDIHGGGPDLVFPHHENEIAQSEAATGKQYANAWMHAGAVRVDGEKMSKSLGNFFTIREVLEKYHPEVVRYLLVSSHYRSPINYSEDSLREAKGALERFYNGLKGLPEATPGGGDEFIARFGVAMDDDFNSPEACAVLFEMIREVNRLRESDLAAAAALAARLKELAGVLGVLQLEPEAFLQAGGAGKVDATEVEALIAARLTARAEKNWAESDRIREQLTAMGVVLEDGKGGTTWRLAE; translated from the coding sequence ATGGCGTTGTCGATCTACAACACCCTGAGCAAGACCAAGGAAGCCTTCCACCCGCTGGAAGGCAACAAGGTGCGTATGTACGTCTGTGGCATGACGGTCTATGACTTCTGCCACATCGGTCATGCACGGGTGATGGTCGCGTTCGACGTGGTCACCCGTTGGCTGCGCCACCGCGGCTACGACGTGACCTACGTGCGTAACATCACCGACATCGACGACAAGATCATCCGCCGTGCCAGCGAAAACGGCGAGCCGTTCCAGGCGCTGGTCGAGAGAATGATCGCCGCCATGCACGAGGACGAAACTCGCCTCAACGTACTGCGTCCGGATATCGAGCCACGTGCGACCGACCATATCGCCGGCATGCACACGATGATCCAGACGCTCATCGACAAGGGCTTCGCCTATGCGCCGGGCAATGGTGATGTCTATTACCGGGTCGGCAAGTTCGTCGGTTACGGCAAGCTGTCGCGGCGCAAGATCGAGGACCTTAAGATCGGCGCGCGCATCGAGGTCGATGAGGCCAAGGAAGATCCACTGGATTTCGTGCTGTGGAAGGGCGCCAAGCCAGGTGAACCGAGCTGGGATTCGCCCTGGGGTGCCGGTCGTCCGGGCTGGCATATCGAATGCTCGGTGATGTCGACCTGCTGCCTAGGCGAGACCTTCGACATTCATGGCGGTGGTCCGGATCTGGTGTTCCCGCACCACGAGAACGAGATCGCGCAGAGCGAAGCGGCTACCGGCAAGCAGTACGCCAATGCCTGGATGCACGCCGGCGCTGTGCGCGTCGATGGCGAGAAGATGTCCAAGAGCCTGGGCAACTTCTTCACCATTCGGGAAGTGCTGGAAAAGTACCATCCTGAGGTGGTGCGCTATCTGCTGGTTTCCAGCCACTATCGCAGCCCAATCAACTACTCCGAAGACAGCTTGCGCGAAGCCAAGGGCGCCCTGGAGCGCTTCTACAACGGCCTCAAGGGCCTGCCTGAGGCGACGCCGGGCGGCGGCGACGAGTTCATCGCGCGCTTCGGCGTGGCGATGGACGACGACTTCAACTCGCCGGAAGCCTGCGCGGTGCTGTTCGAGATGATCCGTGAGGTGAACCGTCTGCGTGAGTCTGATCTGGCCGCAGCTGCGGCGCTGGCTGCGCGCCTCAAGGAATTGGCTGGTGTATTGGGCGTGCTGCAGCTTGAGCCTGAAGCCTTCCTGCAGGCTGGTGGGGCGGGCAAGGTCGATGCCACCGAGGTCGAGGCGTTGATCGCTGCGCGCCTCACGGCTCGAGCTGAAAAGAACTGGGCCGAATCCGATCGTATCCGTGAACAGCTCACCGCGATGGGGGTGGTGCTGGAGGATGGCAAAGGCGGAACGACCTGGCGGCTGGCTGAATAA
- the folD gene encoding bifunctional methylenetetrahydrofolate dehydrogenase/methenyltetrahydrofolate cyclohydrolase FolD translates to MTAKLIDGKTIAANIRQQISGRVAERRAQGLRAPGLAVILVGSDPASQVYVAHKRKDCEEVGFNSVAHDLPSDTRQEDLLALIDQLNDDASIDGILVQLPLPKHLDASQLLERIRPDKDVDGFHPYNVGRLVQRMPLLRPCTPKGIITLLESTGVDLHGLDAVVVGASNIVGRPMALELLLAGCTTTVTHRFTRNLEEHVRRADLVVVATGITGLVKGEWIKPGAIVIDVGINRQADGRLLGDVEFGPASKRAAWITPVPGGVGPMTRACLLENTLHAAEHLHN, encoded by the coding sequence ATGACCGCAAAACTGATCGACGGTAAAACGATTGCTGCCAACATTCGCCAACAGATCTCCGGTCGTGTTGCCGAACGTCGCGCCCAAGGGCTCCGCGCGCCCGGCCTCGCCGTGATTCTGGTGGGCAGCGACCCAGCCTCCCAAGTTTACGTAGCGCACAAGCGCAAGGATTGTGAGGAGGTGGGCTTCAACTCCGTGGCCCATGACCTTCCGAGCGATACCCGTCAGGAGGATTTGCTGGCGCTGATCGATCAGCTCAACGACGACGCTTCCATCGACGGCATTCTCGTTCAGCTGCCACTGCCCAAGCATCTTGATGCGTCGCAGCTGCTAGAACGCATCCGCCCGGACAAGGACGTGGACGGTTTCCATCCCTACAACGTCGGCCGTCTCGTTCAGCGCATGCCTCTGCTGCGCCCATGCACGCCGAAGGGGATCATCACGCTGCTGGAGAGCACCGGCGTGGATCTGCATGGTCTAGATGCGGTCGTCGTGGGCGCATCCAACATTGTCGGTCGTCCGATGGCGCTGGAGCTGCTCTTGGCTGGGTGCACCACCACCGTGACCCATCGCTTCACCCGCAATCTCGAAGAGCACGTCCGTCGTGCCGATCTGGTGGTGGTGGCAACGGGCATCACCGGCTTGGTGAAGGGCGAGTGGATCAAGCCTGGCGCGATCGTCATCGACGTAGGCATCAATCGCCAGGCCGACGGCCGCCTGCTGGGTGATGTGGAGTTCGGGCCAGCCAGCAAACGCGCTGCCTGGATTACTCCGGTCCCGGGTGGCGTAGGTCCCATGACTCGCGCCTGCCTGCTGGAAAACACCCTGCACGCTGCCGAGCATCTACACAACTAA